One genomic window of Monodelphis domestica isolate mMonDom1 chromosome 1, mMonDom1.pri, whole genome shotgun sequence includes the following:
- the CIROP gene encoding ciliated left-right organizer metallopeptidase gives MPKAGCEMGYRGRQSSQDRIFLLLLLLLLFLKEIKGRCLHEETQESVRLLQPPVSPLSLKQRSGSLSHSSAPSPIRIRVWYPKRSRLKSETLFSEGDWVSWEPQIDAVLRDAIHQIQGVLAVLPVQGPLLLSRDPEQYCQVIWRDPDSSHHYRCSLLNPGYVGENCLGVEIPDTHLRGYSLWPEQGPPELIQPDGLGIPDADFLLYVQVTHTLKCHHEPSIIAYSACCQLDATDRPLAGTIIFCAPYLTSLQYNHNDIVMATIHELFHSLGFSGKLFKKWRDCTIGTSNGVKCSPRRQVTTRDEWGQLILTTPTVSHSLARHLGVSEALQGVPLEEEGPSSSHWEARFLQGSVMTATFDSAHRTKIDPITLAAFADSGWYQVNQSAAQELLWGQGSGLNFGLVTSCRSGSSDFFCTGSGLGCHYLHFDKGRCSSDPWLEGCRMYKPLANRSECWKKGNAPQPNEGNPYGEIYHPKSRCFIANLTSVLVLRRGTFEQVELTGRCYLHRCTEGSTFYVRAAGSPWVPCFPGKPIQIPGYYGLLFCPWGPFCQANKDLLVLPPSTTSPSSPSLVIQLDLGLAGPPDYYLSKMQQQELTQSILQALVIRAGVHMCHFHRPSINSNLVFTVHMWKFPGCQGPPNEILYRALSQSLNDTPLNVDYGGATFTTDHSRWLATPGLISPNPGIILSIGLSLILLTLMGTGGIVAYWKYQASLRVAPSASSSSLQRSVRSLSEGMKEV, from the exons ATGCCTAAGGCAGGCTGTGAGATGGGTTACAGGGGAAGGCAATCCTCCCAGGACAGGATCTTCTTGCTACTTCTACTCCTGCTGCTGTTTCTGAAGGAGATAAAGGGTCGATGTCTACATGAAGAAACACAGGAATCTGTGCGTCTTCTTCAGCCGCCTGTTTCCCCATTGTCCCTTAAGCAAAGATCTGGTTCCCTCTCCCATTCCAGTGCTCCAAGCCCCATTCGTATTCGGGTCTGGTACCCTAAGAGATCCAGGTTAAAAAGTGAGACTCTGTTCTCTGAGGGAGACTGGGTATCCTGGGAGCCTCAGATAGATGCAGTTCTGAGAGATGCCATTCATCAAATCCAGGGGGTACTTGCAG TTCTACCAGTGCAAGGACCCCTTCTTCTGAGCCGTGACCCAGAACAGTATTGTCAAGTTATCTGGAGGGATCCAGACTCCTCACACCACTACAG ATGCAGCCTTCTGAACCCTGGGTATGTGGGAGAGAATTGTCTCGGGGTAGAG ATCCCTGACACTCATCTCCGTGGTTATTCCTTATGGCCGGAACAGGGCCCCCCAGAACTGATCCAACCTGATGGACTTGGAATCCCAGATGCAGACTTCCTCTTGTATGTACAAGTTACCCACACTCTGAAATGCCACCATGAG CCCTCCATCATTGCCTATTCTGCCTGCTGCCAGCTGGATGCTACAGATCGGCCCCTTGCAGGCACCATCATCTTCTGTGCACCATATCTCACCAGTCTCCAATACAACCACAATGACATTGTCATG GCCACAATACATGAATTGTTCCATTCCCTGGGCTTCTCTGGAAAACTCTTCAAGAAATGGAGGGATTGTACTATTGGCACCAGCA ATGGAGTAAAATGCTCCCCAAGACGGCAGGTGACCACAAGGGATGAATGGGGACAGTTGATTCTCACCACCCCCACTGTAAGCCACAGCCTAGCCAGGCACTTAGGAGTCTCAGAAGCCTTGCAGGGAGTGCCCCTGGAGGAAGAG GGTCCATCTTCCTCTCACTGGGAAGCTCGCTTTCTCCAGGGCTCTGTGATGACTGCTACCTTTGACAGTGCTCATCGTACCAAGATTGACCCTATCACTCTTGCTGCCTTTGCCGACTCTGGTTGGTACCAAGTCAATCAGAGTGCCGCACAAGAACTGCTTTGGGGTCAGG GATCTGGTTTAAACTTTGGATTGGTGACATCCTGTAGATCTGGCTCCTCAGATTTCTTCTGCACTGGCAG TGGGCTGGGCTGTCACTACCTGCACTTTGACAAGGGCCGCTGCTCATCGGACCCCTGGCTGGAAGGTTGCCGCATGTACAAGCCATTAGCAAATCGT AGTGAATGCTGGAAGAAAGGAAATGCACCCCAGCCTAATGAAGGAAACCCATATGGGGAGATCTATCACCCCAAAAGTCGTTGCTTCATTGCCAACCTCACTTCAGTCCTGGTGCTTAGAAGAGGCACCTTCGAGCAGGTGGAGCTCACTGGTCGATGCTACTTACATCGCTGCACAGAAGGCAGTACATTTTACGTCCGAGCAGCAGGATCACCGTGGGTCCCATGCTTCCCAGGGAAGCCTATTCAG ATCCCAGGGTATTATGGCCTCCTCTTCTGTCCTTGGGGCCCATTTTGCCAGGCAAATAAGGATCTCCTGGTTCTTCCTCCCTCGACTACAAGCCCTTCATCCCCAAGCTTGGTGATCCAGTTGGACCTGGGACTAGCTGGCCCCCCAGACTACTACCTGAGCAAGATGCAGCAGCAAGAATTGACCCAGTCTATATTGCAAGCTCTGGTGATCAGAGCAGGGGTACACAT GTGCCATTTCCACAGACCATCAATAAACTCCAATCTAGTATTTACTGTGCATATGTGGAAGTTTCCTGGCTGTCAAGGACCTCCAAATGAAATTCTGTATAGAGCCCTGAGCCAATCCCTCAATGATACACCATTAAATGTCGACTATGGTGGAGCCACTTTTACCACAGACCACAGCAG GTGGCTGGCTACACCTGGGCTCATATCCCCAAATCCAGGTATAATCCTGTCCATAGGCCTCAGTCTTATACTTCTTACTCTGATGGGTACAGGGGGAATTGTGGCCTATTGGAAATATCAAGCTTCCCTTCGAGTCGCACCATCAGCTTCTTCATCAAGCCTCCAAAGATCAGTAAGAAGTCTATCTGAGGGAATGAAGGAAGTGTAA